A part of Scleropages formosus chromosome 3, fSclFor1.1, whole genome shotgun sequence genomic DNA contains:
- the LOC108928813 gene encoding uncharacterized protein LOC108928813 — MATPPPLFPRTIFLTRPDQASKPTRESPSGPHCQETVNAKASHFGRSQSLSTTKPLPPLPRWTSHSEPLYESPDLLENTQNVQDAPQKPETDQVSRIRSLNLKKRKPLPPLPAWTSNPERLYENPDLLTNDCVEQEQDHKGSEAQSLSRQPPPLPPKPLKPPRIPFYGTNSGLESDSNAECPGTIPNLKLSRDSGEKLPRPPPLPPPLYPRLATSASHSPSVSDSKNIPIYLEILPDTTPGHQRTNKPLPLLPKARPHTDDENKNFAIYQDLQDSGYKSKETDELTEWWNTVEPWEDISLGDGSSAEEKLKVFRLKVHRIQMAMKFFTSCFNKSAETLRSYIAELNGVVENSDKISRKMKIQAITGGATGGIGSVAIVAGIVLAPITMGASLAVTAVGVGAVAAGGATGAAAAIANKKRSSSDKKKVEQIVHDYKAEVLDIDRSLEFVAAGVRELKKHDISKLKFEGHEDERSVLVVAELAKNNVSSIQTACRSSGILQGFVLDDCSSDEDSQKQKKDSMTKFGRNVHEFTQQLQEALDDLNRVQEIFSTVTSQVLAMALNSTLGLEDTEGLLWEPSCLTVDPLGALLDKDGEEPLAGGPTSPFSSSLYYADTSLTSPLSVVSPPSPLSSKVGTELLSLRWLSDELLDATISADSSKEDAFSGMDWMAEKIDLSEFDLDSLMGSCDSEEAPSSPEDLIASLDSPMDLDPLPLSDPLFTPFATQEISDHLSEFPSHPQIDTEVKSEPPSPGLPSSLSPPPSPSFTLDLGSEVDISANEKSAPVENTPVPKIVLSLSPSLVVLLSPKEELTGASSTAATLSSDDQSDSDSGIGSVSGSPPHWPCSSPLHPGTSSSRTKPYSIPSKSKETPQVAALTVKVKSVSSGTTKVVEKKLKKMEQNKTAATRYRQKKRAEQEALNSECTELEKKNRELAEKAESIRKEIQYLKDLMEEVRKAKSRRSSRSNVTS, encoded by the exons ATGGCCACT CCGCCTCCCCTCTTTCCCAGGACTATCTTTCTCACACGGCCCGACCAGGCCTCAAAACCCACACGagagtctccctcgggaccgcACTGCCAAGAAACTGTTAACGCAAAG GCTAGTCACTTTGGAAGAAGTCAATCGCTGAGCACCACAAAGCCCCTCCCACCATTACCAAGATGGACGTCTCATTCGGAACCGCTTTATGAAAGTCCGGACTTGCTTGAAAACACCCAAAATGTGCAGGATGCTCCTCAGAAGCCAGAG ACTGACCAGGTTTCGAGAATCCGGTCGTTAAACTTGAAGAAGCGGAAGCCCCTGCCACCGTTACCCGCATGGACATCAAATCCAGAGCGACTGTATGAGAATCCAGACTTGCTTACGAACGACTGCGTTGAGCAAGAG CAGGACCACAAGGGATCCGAGGCTCAAAGTCTTTCTCGCCAGCCACCTCCTCTTCCCCCTAAGCCCCTGAAACCTCCCAGAATTCCCTTTTATGGGACAAATTCAGGACTTGAAAGTGACTCCAATGCAGAGTGTCCTGGCACAATACCAAATCTGAAG CTCTCCAGAGACAGTGGGGAAAAGTTGCCACGGCCCCCACCTCTACCGCCACCCCTATATCCGAGACTGGCAACCTCAGCGTCGCACTCCCCCTCTGTATCAGACTCTAAGAACATTCCCATATACCTGGAGATACTTCCAGATACC ACTCCTGGGCATCAAAGAACAAACAAGCCTCTGCCACTGTTACCCAAAGCAAGACCTCATACTGATGATGAGAACAAGAACTTTGCCATTTACCAGGATCTGCAAGACTCAGGCTATAAGTCGAAG GAGACAGATGAGCTGACTGAATGGTGGAACACAGTGGAGC CGTGGGAGGATATATCCTTGGGAGATGGATCAAGTGCGGAGGAAAAGTTGAA AGTGTTCAGACTGAAAGTTCACAGGATACAAATGGCGATGAAGTTTTTCACCAGCTGCTTCAACAAGAGTGCCGAGACTCTCCGGAGCTATATAGCTGAGTTAAATGGCGTTGTGGAGAACAGCGACAAAATTAGCAGGAAAATGAAGATTCAAGCCATCACTGGGGGTGCCACTGGGGGAATTGGCAGTGTGGCAATAGTGGCGGGCATCGTCCTAGCCCCCATAACCATGGGGGCCTCACTGGCGGTGACAGCAGTAGGAGTGGGGGCAGTCGCAGCAGGTGGGGCGACTGGGGCTGCAGCTGCcattgcaaacaaaaaaagaagcagctctGACAAGAAGAAGGTGGAGCAGATAGTACATGACTACAAGGCTGAAGTCTTGGACATTGACAGGAGTCTGGAGTTCGTTGCCGCCGGAGTGAGGGAGCTGAAAAAACACGACATCTCCAAGCTGAAATTTGAGGGTCATGAGGATGAGAGGTCAGTGCTGGTTGTGGCAGAACTGGCCAAGAACAACGTCAGCTCCATTCAGACGGCCTGCAGGTCCTCTGGGATCCTGCAAGGCTTCGTGCTGGACGACTGTAGCTCTGATGAGGACAgccagaagcagaagaaagacTCCATGACCAAATTTGGGAGGAACGTCCATGAGTTCACCCAACAACTGCAGGAGGCCCTGGATGACCTCAACAGAGTTCAGGAAATTTTCTCCACTGTAACTTCACAGGTC TTAGCCATGGCTCTAAATTCTACGCTTGGCCTGGAAGACACGGAGGGCCTGCTCTGGGAGCCCTCGTGTCTGACGGTTGACCCCCTTGGGGCTCTCCTGGACAAAGATGGAGAGGAACCTCTAGCTGGGGGACCGACGTCCCCCTTCTCATCATCCTTATACTATGCTGACACCTCCCTCACTTCCCCACTTTCAGTtgtctcccctccctctcccctgAGCAGTAAGGTAGGGACTGAACTGCTCTCCCTCCGCTGGCTGTCAGATGAGCTGCTGGATGCCACAATCAGTGCAGATAGCAGCAAAG AGGATGCATTCTCTGGCATGGACTGGATGGCAGAGAAGATAGACCTGAGTGAGTTTGACCTGGACTCACTTATGGGTTCCTGTGACTCTGAAGAAGCCCCAAGCTCCCCTGAAGACCTCATTGCCTCTCTGGACTCTCCCATGGATCTAGATCCTCTCCCACTCTCTGATCCCCTATTCACCCCCTTTGCCACCCAAGAGATTAGTGACCATTTGTCTGAATTTCCCAGCCACCCTCAAATTGACACAGAGGTGAAATCTGAGCCCCCTTCCCCAGGCCTGCCCTCttccctttctcctcctccttcccctaGCTTCACTCTGGACCTAGGCAGTGAGGTGGACATCTCGGCAAATGAGAAGTCAGCACCTGTGGAGAATACCCCAGTGCCGAAAattgtcctctccctctctccatccCTCGTTGTCCTTCTGTCCCCCAAAGAAGAGCTGACCGGAGCTTCTAGCACAGCGGCCACCCTTAGCTCTGATGATCAGTCTGACAGCGACAGTGGCATTGGGTCAGTCAGTGGGTCACCGCCGCACTGGCCCTGCTCCTCCCCACTGCACCCAGGCAccagttcctccaggaccaaGCCCTATTCCATTCCCTCCAAGTCCAAAGAAACCCCTCAAGTTGCAGCCCTGACTGTGAAGGTGAAATCGGTCTCCTCAGGAACCACTAAAGTGGTtgagaagaagctgaagaagatGGAGCAAAACAAGACTGCAGCCACCCGGTACCGCCAGAAGAAGAGGGCAGAGCAAGAGGCGTTGAATTCAGAGTGTACTGAACTGGAGAAGAAGAACCGGGAGCTGGCAGAGAAGGCAGAATCCATCAGGAAGGAAATCCAGTACCTGAAGGATCTAATGGAGGAGGTGCGGAAAGCCAAGAGTCGGAGAAGCAGTCGTAGCAATGTGACATCGTAA